A genomic stretch from Sphingomonas faeni includes:
- a CDS encoding DUF4279 domain-containing protein: MPMGALHKSAASVGFFGDDLDPIAITTALGAEPTVGVRTGGTWRTSTGAEKVATRGSWRMVAERREPADLDGQINDLLDGLSDDCSVWRSLSHLFRGRVFCGLFLASGNEGLTLRSETLARLSERGLLLDLDIYGPDDAT; the protein is encoded by the coding sequence ATGCCGATGGGTGCTCTTCACAAATCGGCAGCTTCGGTCGGCTTCTTCGGCGATGACCTCGATCCGATAGCGATCACGACTGCTCTCGGCGCTGAGCCGACTGTAGGGGTGCGGACGGGCGGAACGTGGCGCACTAGCACTGGAGCAGAAAAGGTCGCTACGCGAGGCTCGTGGCGCATGGTGGCTGAACGACGCGAGCCGGCTGATCTGGATGGCCAAATCAACGATCTTCTAGACGGCTTATCAGACGACTGCTCAGTATGGCGATCGTTGTCGCACCTGTTTCGCGGGAGGGTGTTCTGTGGCTTGTTCCTCGCGAGCGGGAACGAAGGGTTGACCTTGCGTTCCGAGACGCTCGCCCGCCTTAGCGAGAGGGGCCTCCTGCTTGATCTCGACATCTATGGTCCGGATGACGCTACCTAG
- a CDS encoding alpha/beta hydrolase family protein, which produces MKAALLLALSIFSVQAQARSHELARHTVDRADGSTISYWLEQGQNRSSEVVLVMQGTGCEAVSEKPNLHHAANILSPNARTLLIDKVGVGLEGDATTIDGCPKAYWDHYTLSLRVEDCLRVIADLRRQPWWNRRIVIFGGSEGGAVAALLAPLVPEAKAVVVLSSGTGVAIGDLIRAAIPPEMAAEAPSVYAAAHKRPTGDERWAGLSYRWWDDAVDLVPARSLAQTPAPVLLIHGARDRSSPVETARAGHTMLRTAGKANAEYWEFADLDHSMQEAGGTSHMDDVLIQAAKWIRTSRSMTLPRKQK; this is translated from the coding sequence ATGAAAGCCGCTCTTCTGCTCGCGCTGTCCATATTTTCAGTACAGGCTCAGGCCCGTTCCCATGAACTGGCTCGACACACCGTAGATCGAGCTGATGGGAGCACCATCAGTTACTGGCTGGAACAAGGACAAAATCGTTCATCAGAGGTGGTTCTGGTGATGCAGGGTACCGGCTGCGAAGCCGTGTCGGAAAAGCCGAATCTACATCACGCTGCGAATATCCTCAGCCCGAATGCGCGGACACTACTGATCGATAAGGTCGGCGTCGGCCTTGAAGGCGACGCGACCACCATCGATGGGTGCCCGAAGGCGTATTGGGACCACTATACGCTCAGTCTTCGCGTCGAGGATTGCCTGCGGGTGATCGCCGATCTTCGGCGACAGCCATGGTGGAACAGGCGAATCGTGATTTTCGGCGGCTCAGAGGGCGGAGCAGTCGCGGCGCTGCTCGCGCCCTTGGTGCCGGAGGCAAAAGCGGTAGTTGTTCTTTCGTCGGGGACCGGTGTTGCAATCGGCGACCTTATCCGCGCAGCGATCCCGCCCGAGATGGCGGCCGAAGCTCCATCCGTCTACGCTGCTGCCCACAAACGCCCGACAGGAGACGAGCGTTGGGCGGGGCTCAGCTACCGCTGGTGGGACGACGCCGTGGATCTGGTACCGGCGCGAAGTCTCGCGCAGACCCCGGCACCCGTTCTCCTCATACACGGTGCACGCGATCGATCATCCCCTGTCGAGACTGCGCGGGCTGGTCACACAATGTTGCGAACAGCCGGAAAGGCCAACGCAGAGTACTGGGAATTCGCCGACTTAGACCACTCCATGCAAGAGGCAGGTGGCACCAGCCATATGGACGACGTGCTGATCCAAGCTGCAAAGTGGATCAGGACAAGCCGAAGCATGACCCTCCCACGCAAACAAAAGTAG
- a CDS encoding 2OG-Fe(II) oxygenase, which produces MQRLFDINPTIDVTTASTVFARDHRVQIRDFLTDHTARVVRRVLQHETPWGTAWQAGTNGPSSMRQQELRAMSADRRTALAAAVNTAAASRDYAFRFAHYPMVHAYIEKWNARGLHDLLVEHLNDAPFLNLARAVTGIPELIKADAQATFFSAGDFLALHDDSHAAEGRRVAYVLNVADDDWHTDWGGYLNFLDDDGDVVAGWRPRFNALNLFRVPQRHQVSYVPPFARASRFAVTGWLRDR; this is translated from the coding sequence ATGCAGCGTCTGTTCGACATCAATCCGACGATAGATGTGACCACGGCGTCGACCGTCTTCGCGCGTGATCATCGCGTACAGATACGCGATTTCCTGACCGACCACACGGCACGGGTCGTTCGTCGCGTTCTCCAGCACGAAACGCCTTGGGGAACGGCATGGCAGGCCGGCACCAACGGTCCTTCTTCGATGCGTCAGCAAGAACTGCGTGCGATGTCGGCGGATCGCCGAACCGCGCTCGCAGCGGCCGTGAACACCGCGGCCGCATCACGGGATTATGCATTTCGTTTCGCGCATTATCCCATGGTCCATGCCTACATCGAAAAGTGGAATGCCAGGGGTCTCCACGATCTGCTTGTCGAACACCTGAATGACGCGCCGTTCTTGAACCTCGCACGGGCCGTGACCGGCATACCGGAACTCATCAAAGCTGATGCACAAGCCACGTTCTTCAGTGCCGGCGACTTTCTCGCTCTTCACGACGACAGTCATGCGGCGGAGGGACGCCGCGTAGCGTATGTCCTGAACGTCGCTGATGACGACTGGCACACCGACTGGGGCGGATATCTCAACTTTCTCGACGATGATGGCGATGTCGTCGCCGGATGGCGTCCGCGGTTCAACGCGTTGAACTTGTTCCGCGTGCCTCAGAGGCATCAGGTCAGTTACGTCCCGCCGTTTGCGCGCGCGTCGCGGTTTGCCGTTACGGGGTGGCTTCGCGACAGATGA
- a CDS encoding 2OG-Fe(II) oxygenase, whose amino-acid sequence MSSYRFSVNPALNATALADQFARDGRLHIADFLEAECAAALHSLLRKRTDWRYLVNSGDRTIELDRATRAAMSSAQRDALDNAVYASARRGFQFRYETIRVPDDEASRRASDDPLAAFASWLSSGEPRAFLRTVTGAGDIDFADAQATAYGPGDFLTGHDDAVDGRNRRAAYVLGLNPIWRTEWGGLLVFHSDGKGWLRALEPRFNTLNLFRVPQMHSVSEVTRAAAWRRYSITGWLRATGSKPDS is encoded by the coding sequence ATGTCATCTTATCGCTTTTCCGTGAACCCAGCACTCAATGCAACCGCGTTGGCGGATCAGTTCGCGCGTGATGGTCGATTGCACATAGCGGATTTTCTCGAAGCCGAATGCGCCGCAGCCCTCCACTCCCTGCTGAGAAAGCGGACGGACTGGCGCTACCTCGTAAATAGTGGTGATCGCACGATTGAATTGGACCGTGCCACGCGGGCCGCCATGTCCAGTGCCCAGCGCGATGCCTTGGACAATGCAGTCTACGCATCTGCCCGCAGGGGCTTTCAATTCCGGTATGAAACGATACGCGTTCCCGATGACGAGGCGTCACGTCGCGCCAGCGACGATCCACTCGCTGCGTTTGCCTCGTGGCTCTCATCGGGTGAGCCTCGCGCGTTCCTACGGACGGTCACGGGGGCCGGGGATATCGATTTCGCCGACGCCCAGGCCACGGCCTATGGGCCCGGGGATTTTCTCACCGGTCATGACGATGCCGTCGATGGGCGCAATCGTCGTGCCGCCTATGTGCTCGGTCTCAATCCCATCTGGCGAACCGAATGGGGTGGACTACTGGTTTTCCATTCGGACGGCAAAGGGTGGCTGCGGGCCCTGGAACCCCGGTTCAACACTCTGAATCTGTTCAGAGTACCACAAATGCATAGCGTGTCCGAAGTAACGCGTGCGGCGGCTTGGAGGCGATACTCAATAACAGGCTGGCTGCGCGCCACGGGTAGCAAGCCTGACTCGTAA
- a CDS encoding M16 family metallopeptidase: MATILASAYSCAMKGGFIAERRPGERGLAHLIEHIAFHSPTVSEPDDLDHLKRIGLPLTFPAPNAGSTSWRETNYYLATKTTASSDLNSLLTLLRDAASGMSLRMDAVDTSRGEVVREMADKKLGNQIYASYIGEVAPGSPNDVIDAQNSDDVPIASISTIRGLYRRLYRPENMTIVVVGNVKADEVRALIERHFGDWKPMGPKARKTPFPVFQPDRIHAISFSALPQGRRTAFMTVVMPTPEPPSSRTLQARAEVMDLLATRAINERLAAPQPGSPRGKVGIFIENGEQGHRQIMLWDNFTEYQWKPAVAGLRKTACDLATVGFTTEEWATAKQNLVVDLEHHVAEMPMAANVEIAKDLSHALADGRYLIPPDELLRYARTMLPQIDERSGSEWWHQQWSSGAGHLRVEAPELARIKNPISEIRSAANGPAITSTCKAL, encoded by the coding sequence ATGGCGACGATCCTGGCATCGGCCTACTCATGCGCAATGAAGGGCGGCTTCATCGCCGAGCGCCGCCCCGGTGAGCGGGGTCTGGCACATCTGATCGAGCATATCGCGTTTCACAGCCCAACGGTTTCTGAACCGGACGATCTCGACCACCTGAAGCGCATTGGTTTGCCGCTGACGTTCCCGGCACCGAATGCGGGTTCCACGTCGTGGCGGGAGACAAATTATTACCTTGCAACCAAAACAACGGCTTCAAGTGATCTTAATTCGTTGCTGACCCTGCTCAGGGACGCTGCATCGGGAATGAGCCTTCGCATGGATGCGGTCGATACCTCCCGCGGCGAGGTCGTTCGGGAGATGGCAGACAAGAAGCTCGGTAATCAGATTTACGCCAGTTACATCGGGGAGGTCGCGCCTGGCTCGCCCAACGACGTGATCGATGCGCAGAATTCGGATGATGTGCCCATTGCCAGCATCAGCACCATTCGCGGGTTGTACCGGCGCCTGTACCGCCCTGAAAATATGACGATCGTTGTCGTCGGAAATGTGAAGGCCGACGAAGTTCGGGCACTGATTGAGAGGCATTTTGGAGACTGGAAGCCCATGGGGCCGAAAGCTCGAAAAACGCCATTTCCGGTATTCCAGCCTGATCGCATCCATGCGATCAGCTTCTCTGCTCTTCCTCAAGGGCGTCGGACCGCGTTCATGACGGTCGTTATGCCGACACCTGAACCGCCTTCATCCCGCACTCTTCAGGCGCGGGCGGAAGTCATGGACTTGCTTGCCACCCGTGCGATCAACGAACGACTCGCGGCTCCCCAGCCTGGTAGCCCACGGGGGAAGGTAGGCATATTTATCGAGAATGGTGAGCAAGGTCACCGTCAGATCATGCTCTGGGACAACTTTACCGAGTACCAGTGGAAGCCAGCGGTCGCGGGTTTGCGGAAGACCGCGTGCGACCTCGCCACCGTGGGATTTACGACAGAGGAATGGGCGACAGCCAAGCAGAACCTTGTCGTTGATCTGGAGCATCACGTAGCGGAGATGCCGATGGCCGCGAACGTAGAGATAGCCAAAGATTTGTCCCACGCGCTTGCCGACGGTCGCTACCTGATCCCGCCTGATGAGCTCCTCCGTTACGCTCGAACAATGCTGCCTCAAATTGACGAACGCTCGGGAAGCGAATGGTGGCATCAACAATGGAGCAGCGGTGCGGGACACCTACGGGTAGAAGCCCCGGAGCTCGCTCGGATAAAAAACCCGATATCTGAAATTCGGAGTGCCGCAAACGGGCCAGCCATTACCTCTACCTGCAAAGCTTTATAA
- a CDS encoding AAA family ATPase: protein MLRAKALSPLEAMTLAPETHALIQEYDARRAEVAALSAALQACNLPIAVVKEQAANADVGARAADIARLQAVGARHSNPVKDLCEDYLLEKAGKTATETLRAQARTALNNYRQNIFPAYEAAINTYLQRFNAGFRLASVSAQNTRGGSSCSYSVVINNVQVALTANAGPAFRNTLSAGDRNTLALAFFFASLDQDPQLAQKILVIDDPMTSLDEHRSITTVQEMRRMQARASQIIVLSHSKPFLCQLWEGATPAVRQALLIQRDTVGSTLAVWDVNQDCITEHDRRHAFVQQYLQAANPAAERRVAVALRHILEAFMRVAYPAAFPPGMLLGPYLGICQQRVGQQNQLLSQADIDELRALLVYVNRFHHDANAAYETEAINDQELTHFSERVLAFARRS, encoded by the coding sequence TTGCTGCGCGCCAAGGCGTTATCGCCACTTGAAGCAATGACGCTGGCACCCGAAACCCATGCCCTCATTCAGGAATATGATGCCCGCCGTGCTGAGGTTGCGGCGCTGTCGGCCGCGCTGCAGGCGTGCAACCTGCCGATCGCCGTCGTGAAGGAACAGGCGGCAAACGCCGATGTCGGCGCGCGTGCGGCTGACATCGCCCGCCTGCAGGCCGTTGGCGCGCGCCATAGCAATCCAGTCAAGGACCTCTGCGAGGATTACCTTCTTGAGAAGGCGGGCAAGACCGCCACGGAAACTTTGCGCGCGCAGGCTCGGACGGCACTCAACAACTATCGCCAAAACATCTTTCCCGCCTATGAGGCGGCTATCAACACGTACCTGCAGCGCTTTAATGCCGGGTTCCGGCTGGCCTCTGTCAGCGCCCAGAACACCCGCGGCGGATCCTCATGCTCTTACAGCGTCGTCATCAACAATGTGCAGGTGGCGCTGACCGCGAATGCCGGTCCCGCCTTCCGCAACACCTTGAGCGCCGGCGACCGCAACACGCTTGCGCTCGCTTTCTTCTTTGCGTCGCTCGACCAGGATCCGCAGCTGGCGCAGAAGATCCTCGTCATCGACGATCCCATGACGAGCCTCGACGAGCACCGTTCCATAACCACCGTACAGGAGATGCGCCGCATGCAGGCGCGGGCCAGCCAGATCATCGTGCTTTCGCATTCCAAGCCCTTCCTGTGCCAGCTTTGGGAAGGCGCCACCCCGGCCGTCCGGCAAGCGCTGCTGATCCAGCGCGATACCGTGGGCTCGACGCTGGCGGTCTGGGACGTGAACCAGGACTGCATCACCGAACACGACAGACGCCACGCGTTCGTTCAGCAATACCTGCAGGCGGCGAATCCGGCAGCTGAGCGGCGGGTCGCGGTCGCGCTGCGCCATATCCTCGAAGCCTTCATGCGCGTCGCCTATCCGGCCGCATTCCCGCCCGGCATGCTACTTGGGCCGTACCTCGGGATTTGTCAGCAGCGGGTGGGCCAGCAAAACCAGCTGCTAAGCCAAGCCGACATCGACGAACTACGCGCGCTGCTCGTCTACGTGAACCGCTTTCACCACGATGCCAACGCCGCCTACGAGACGGAAGCGATCAACGACCAGGAGCTAACGCATTTCAGCGAGCGCGTGCTCGCGTTCGCGCGCCGGAGCTAG
- a CDS encoding DUF6624 domain-containing protein codes for MGPGRARWPAIFKVGKVASGNAWLLAQHSDDDTVFQLRVLRLITPLAGRGEVDRQSYALLYDRVMLPLVGKQRYDTQFTCDAKGWRPEPLENESELAELRQEAGLDPIAARAAQLIAQYGSECPG; via the coding sequence TTGGGACCCGGTCGCGCACGTTGGCCGGCGATCTTCAAAGTCGGCAAAGTCGCCTCAGGGAACGCTTGGCTACTGGCTCAGCATTCCGACGACGATACGGTGTTTCAGCTCCGCGTCCTACGTCTTATTACTCCGCTAGCAGGACGAGGCGAGGTGGATCGCCAGAGCTACGCCCTCCTCTACGACAGGGTCATGCTGCCCCTTGTAGGGAAACAACGCTACGATACGCAGTTCACTTGCGACGCAAAGGGCTGGCGCCCCGAACCACTGGAAAATGAAAGCGAGTTAGCCGAACTACGCCAAGAGGCAGGACTGGATCCAATTGCCGCCCGTGCGGCGCAGCTCATAGCTCAATACGGAAGTGAGTGCCCCGGTTGA
- a CDS encoding prolyl oligopeptidase family serine peptidase: MTLLLGMAPARHALTIDDVLDTVSLDRVTPSPDGEWVAAVVPRPARAGETAGRNAYETDPSRSDVWLVSRRTGERRNLSNGAANAAGFWCATWSPDGRMLAMLSTSPEGVEPRGGDNVRLYVWDRVDGHVRRLSSAAVMTQGRYGSGLYPLDVRGGADGGSIAHTCRTDDENAGFTWLDDHRLVALMLPSGQVSALLDQYGRPFDEAVRTRAALRDGRTPTVTAVGSGEARIPRDEAQWRATLTIVDAKSGITAPVADVPIYPFSGELTVSIAPDLRRISILAPVRKLPFTNGVAPPFNNGDWHVEKRLGMVDLTPGAPVRWAALPSAARLPLEMLDWSPDSRHVAFRARSAVSDRTSTAFVLDAASVAVDGIGKDLVTATSSLGQKAGRPIALWSDAKHLLLRARQKDGKRDDWWLATREHAPVNVTAALAASPVTFRRRADGVLATVADGRLARLDPRAASLTPIGNALRKDASILFPDDPAQRTSKILLTTNGIIDEIDAANGRLVATARVAPGEIHAFDNRGLIWSEQTAAGLFLRDTRLESGAQRDLLRLDRHLDAVAWGERRIIDYNSTVGTPLKAAVILPPDYRPGRRYPVLTWVYGGYQVSGLDDFWLNRYAPGIYNLQLYAAHGYVVLVPSIPTARDGKEDVYAALPGGVMPAIDKLAGLGIADPDRVAVMGQSFGGYTVYALVSQSDRFRAAIAVAGITDPAQAWGQFDPAARGYPGFEDEKSANWSIYENAYGDMPPYAAAERWARGSALAHVDRVHTPLLMIHGELDLRDPLAQVEPFYFALSRQGKTARLLRYWGENHSLAASPANVRDVYNETLAWLDHYTAPRPAPH; the protein is encoded by the coding sequence ATGACGCTGCTGCTCGGCATGGCACCAGCGCGCCACGCGCTGACGATCGACGACGTTCTCGATACGGTTTCGCTCGACCGGGTGACACCATCCCCGGATGGAGAGTGGGTGGCCGCGGTAGTCCCACGGCCTGCACGTGCCGGGGAGACGGCGGGACGCAATGCCTACGAAACCGATCCCTCGCGGTCTGACGTGTGGCTGGTTTCACGTCGAACTGGCGAGCGGCGCAATCTGTCCAACGGGGCGGCAAACGCTGCGGGCTTTTGGTGCGCAACCTGGTCGCCTGATGGACGGATGCTTGCGATGCTTTCGACCAGTCCAGAGGGTGTCGAGCCTCGCGGTGGCGACAACGTCCGACTCTACGTGTGGGACCGCGTTGACGGCCATGTCCGCCGATTGTCTTCAGCGGCTGTGATGACTCAGGGCCGCTACGGCTCGGGCCTTTACCCGCTCGACGTGCGTGGTGGCGCTGACGGCGGGTCTATCGCGCACACGTGCCGCACGGACGACGAAAATGCCGGGTTCACATGGCTCGACGATCATCGATTGGTCGCACTGATGCTGCCGTCAGGTCAGGTTTCCGCGCTGTTGGACCAGTATGGCCGCCCGTTCGATGAGGCAGTTCGGACGCGCGCGGCCCTACGCGATGGGCGTACGCCTACCGTCACGGCGGTTGGCAGCGGAGAGGCGCGTATCCCCCGCGATGAAGCGCAGTGGCGCGCGACACTGACAATCGTAGATGCAAAAAGCGGTATCACGGCTCCGGTAGCCGACGTGCCGATCTATCCCTTCTCGGGCGAACTGACGGTATCGATTGCACCGGATCTGCGGCGGATCTCGATTTTAGCACCGGTACGAAAGCTGCCCTTCACGAACGGCGTCGCCCCGCCATTCAATAATGGCGATTGGCATGTCGAAAAGCGGCTAGGCATGGTCGACCTCACACCGGGCGCGCCAGTGCGATGGGCTGCCCTGCCTTCTGCTGCGCGGTTGCCGCTGGAAATGCTCGATTGGTCGCCTGACAGCCGACATGTCGCATTCCGTGCGCGCAGCGCGGTTTCGGACCGAACCAGTACGGCGTTCGTGCTGGACGCCGCTTCGGTAGCCGTTGACGGGATCGGCAAAGACCTCGTGACAGCTACCTCATCGCTCGGCCAGAAAGCCGGGCGACCGATCGCGCTCTGGAGCGACGCGAAACACCTGCTTCTTCGCGCACGCCAAAAAGATGGGAAACGGGATGATTGGTGGCTTGCGACTCGTGAACACGCACCAGTAAATGTCACTGCGGCGCTGGCGGCAAGTCCTGTCACTTTCCGTCGGCGTGCTGATGGAGTGTTAGCCACGGTAGCCGATGGTCGCCTTGCCAGACTAGACCCTCGCGCTGCCTCCCTTACCCCGATCGGCAATGCCTTGCGAAAAGACGCTTCGATCCTCTTCCCCGACGATCCAGCACAGCGGACGTCGAAGATCCTGCTCACCACGAACGGCATCATCGACGAGATCGACGCGGCAAATGGACGTCTTGTTGCCACGGCGCGCGTTGCACCAGGTGAGATTCATGCGTTCGATAATCGCGGTTTGATCTGGAGCGAACAGACGGCCGCGGGTCTATTTCTACGGGACACTCGTCTGGAAAGTGGTGCCCAGCGGGACCTGCTGAGGCTCGACCGTCATCTCGATGCGGTAGCGTGGGGCGAGCGACGGATTATCGACTACAACTCCACGGTTGGAACCCCGCTCAAAGCAGCGGTGATACTTCCGCCTGATTACAGGCCCGGCCGGCGCTATCCTGTTCTTACCTGGGTCTACGGCGGGTATCAGGTGAGCGGATTGGATGATTTCTGGCTAAACCGCTATGCTCCCGGAATCTACAATCTCCAGCTCTACGCAGCGCACGGTTACGTCGTACTGGTCCCATCGATTCCAACCGCGCGCGACGGCAAGGAGGATGTGTACGCGGCGCTGCCTGGCGGAGTAATGCCAGCGATCGACAAACTTGCAGGCCTCGGCATCGCAGACCCAGATCGCGTTGCGGTGATGGGGCAGAGTTTCGGCGGTTACACTGTTTATGCGCTCGTCTCGCAAAGCGACCGTTTTCGCGCCGCAATCGCGGTAGCCGGGATTACCGACCCGGCGCAGGCATGGGGTCAGTTCGACCCCGCCGCACGCGGCTATCCGGGCTTCGAGGACGAAAAGTCGGCGAACTGGTCAATCTACGAAAACGCTTACGGGGATATGCCACCTTATGCTGCGGCCGAACGATGGGCGCGTGGGTCCGCTCTGGCGCATGTCGATCGCGTCCACACGCCGCTGCTGATGATTCACGGCGAACTCGACCTGCGCGACCCACTAGCGCAGGTCGAGCCGTTCTATTTCGCCCTTAGCCGTCAGGGAAAAACCGCCCGACTGCTGCGCTACTGGGGCGAGAACCATAGTTTGGCCGCCTCACCCGCCAACGTGCGCGACGTGTACAATGAGACGCTTGCTTGGCTAGATCACTACACGGCACCAAGACCGGCACCGCATTAA
- a CDS encoding AAA family ATPase, whose amino-acid sequence MALLGIEIAIRGDALLKRFQLLRNVGQYASVSAGAQIPLSTLTLIYGENGRGKTTISSVLRSLGTGDPSHVLERHRLGAAHPPHIVLAFAGGVTAQFQNGVWSAPMPRFAIFDDAFIAANVCSGVEVEAGHRQNLHELILGAQGVTLNAALQGHVARIEEHNRALTLKANAIPAPARGSLNVDDFCALAADPDIEASITTAERNLAAARSADAIRQQASFAPITLPIFEADGIAALLARTLPDLEAEAAAQVRVQLRSLGRGGETWVSDGMTRIAGASVKREHEACPFCAQDLDGSPLIAHYRAFFSQAYDGLKLAITATGQGINTTHGGEVPAAFERAVRIAAQWRTFWNEFTDVPEVEVDTAAVLRAWTRCTRGGPDVAARQGVIAT is encoded by the coding sequence ATGGCATTGCTTGGCATCGAAATCGCGATCCGGGGGGATGCTTTGCTCAAACGTTTTCAGTTACTTCGCAATGTCGGTCAGTACGCTTCAGTCAGTGCGGGCGCACAGATCCCGCTCTCGACGCTAACGCTGATTTATGGTGAGAACGGACGCGGCAAGACGACCATTTCGTCCGTGCTGCGCTCGCTCGGCACGGGCGATCCGAGCCATGTGCTGGAGCGTCACCGCCTTGGGGCAGCACACCCGCCGCACATCGTGCTGGCCTTTGCCGGGGGCGTCACTGCGCAGTTTCAGAATGGCGTTTGGTCGGCCCCTATGCCGCGTTTTGCCATCTTCGATGATGCCTTTATCGCCGCGAATGTCTGCTCGGGCGTCGAGGTCGAAGCGGGTCACCGCCAGAACCTGCACGAACTAATCCTTGGCGCGCAGGGCGTGACGCTCAATGCGGCGCTGCAGGGCCACGTGGCGCGCATCGAGGAGCACAACCGGGCGCTGACGCTGAAAGCAAACGCCATCCCGGCGCCTGCGCGCGGCAGCCTAAACGTGGATGATTTCTGCGCTCTCGCTGCGGATCCCGACATCGAGGCTTCGATTACCACGGCCGAGCGCAACCTTGCGGCCGCACGCTCTGCAGATGCGATCCGCCAGCAGGCGAGCTTTGCGCCCATCACACTTCCCATCTTCGAAGCTGATGGCATCGCCGCGCTTCTGGCCCGGACACTGCCGGACCTCGAGGCCGAGGCCGCTGCACAGGTGCGGGTGCAGCTGCGCAGCCTGGGCCGGGGCGGCGAGACATGGGTGTCCGATGGGATGACCCGTATTGCTGGCGCGTCGGTGAAGCGGGAGCACGAGGCTTGCCCGTTCTGTGCGCAGGATTTGGATGGCTCCCCCCTCATTGCGCACTATCGCGCCTTTTTCAGCCAAGCCTACGACGGTCTGAAATTGGCGATCACGGCGACGGGCCAGGGTATCAACACGACCCATGGCGGCGAAGTGCCGGCCGCTTTCGAACGGGCCGTGCGCATAGCCGCACAGTGGCGTACTTTCTGGAATGAATTCACCGACGTTCCCGAAGTCGAGGTGGATACGGCTGCTGTCCTACGAGCTTGGACGCGCTGCACGCGAGGCGGTCCTGACGTTGCTGCGCGCCAAGGCGTTATCGCCACTTGA
- a CDS encoding ATP-binding cassette domain-containing protein, translating into MKPIIDLTAVSVERTGERVVRHVDLRVIEGSWFGLIGANGSGKTSLLRALAGRLPFAGGSCRIAGVEMIADRPARAMHFGFSPPADTLPDALRGREVLELVGGNIETIWLRLGPLRGALGLDALLDRWIGDCSAGMRQRIAIGLAFAQGHTRVILDEPFNWLDPVAAFDLRQALRAMVDNGLTLMTALHDLGTLAVACDAGIMLASGNVAMALDSRLLVTAAQDPQAFERQTIERLRAASAP; encoded by the coding sequence ATGAAACCGATCATCGACCTCACTGCCGTATCGGTCGAGCGCACGGGCGAGCGTGTCGTTCGCCACGTTGACCTGCGGGTCATCGAAGGATCGTGGTTCGGCCTGATCGGGGCAAACGGGTCGGGTAAGACCAGCCTGCTTCGCGCACTCGCGGGGCGATTGCCATTCGCCGGCGGATCATGCCGCATTGCCGGCGTGGAGATGATTGCGGATCGGCCGGCGCGAGCGATGCACTTTGGTTTTTCGCCACCAGCTGACACACTGCCCGACGCGCTGCGCGGACGCGAGGTGCTGGAACTGGTTGGTGGTAATATCGAGACGATTTGGCTGCGTTTAGGTCCACTCCGCGGGGCGCTCGGTCTGGACGCCTTGCTCGACCGCTGGATTGGCGACTGCTCGGCTGGTATGCGCCAGCGGATCGCGATCGGCCTTGCGTTCGCGCAAGGCCACACACGAGTGATACTAGACGAGCCCTTCAACTGGCTCGACCCTGTTGCCGCGTTCGATCTTCGCCAAGCGCTGCGTGCGATGGTCGATAACGGACTGACGCTAATGACCGCGCTTCATGATCTTGGGACGCTTGCAGTCGCATGTGATGCGGGCATCATGCTTGCCAGCGGTAACGTTGCAATGGCACTCGACAGCCGCCTCCTCGTAACTGCCGCTCAAGATCCACAGGCATTCGAACGTCAGACCATCGAGCGGTTGAGGGCAGCATCAGCGCCATAG